One genomic region from Panthera tigris isolate Pti1 chromosome D1, P.tigris_Pti1_mat1.1, whole genome shotgun sequence encodes:
- the LOC102970153 gene encoding olfactory receptor 1009 isoform X2 yields MADGNDTRITEFIFIGLKYHPRMQVFLFLLFLLFYLVTITGNLGMIILIQIDPRLHVPMYFFLSHLSFVDICFSSVVGPKMLTDFFTERKAISFLGCALQQWFFGFFVAIECLLLASMAYDRYVAICNPLLYSVAMSQRLCVQLVVGPYTIGFLSTMTHTTAAFRLPFCRSNIINHFFCDMSPLLSLVCADTRINKLLVFIVAGAVLVVSSLTIIISYFYILTAILRIRSGDGRRKAFSTCSSHLTAVSILYGTLFFIYVRPGATFSLDINKVVSVFYTAVIPMLNPLIYSLRNKEVKAAMCRTIVRGKFCIRS; encoded by the coding sequence ATGGCTGATGGGAACGATACAAGAAtcacagaatttattttcatagGTTTGAAGTATCATCCTCGGATGCAAGTCTTCCTTTTCTtgctatttctacttttttaccTTGTTACCATCACAGGAAACTTGGGTATGATTATTCTCATCCAGATAGATCCCCGCCTTCACGTGCCCATGTACTTTTTTCTCAGTCACCTGTCTTTTGTGGACATCTGCTTTTCATCAGTAGTGGGTCCCAAGATGCTCACTGACTTCTTCACTGAGAGGAAGGCCATCTCCTTCCTGGGCTGTGCCTTGCAGCAATGGTTCTTTGGGTTCTTTGTGGCCATTGAGTGCCTTCTCCTGGCGTCCATGGCttatgaccgctatgtggccatctgtaacCCATTATTGTATTCTGTCGCCATGTCACAGAGACTCTGTGTACAGTTGGTGGTTGGACCCTATACTATTGGCTTCCTGAGCACCATGACTCACACAACAGCTGCTTTCCGACTTCCCTTTTGTCGCTCCAACATTATCAATCATTTCTTTTGTGACATgtccccccttctttctctggtaTGTGCTGACACCCGGATCAATAAACTGTTGGTTTTCATTGTGGCTGGAGCTGTACTGGTTGTCAGTAGCCTGACCATTATAATCTCCTATTTTTACATCCTTACTGCCATCCTGAGGATCCGCTCTGGCGATGGGAGGCGCAAAGCCTTTTCCACCTGCTCCTCCCATCTCACCGCAGTGTCCATCTTATATGGGACCCTCTTCTTTATCTATGTGCGGCCAGGTGCAACCTTTTCTCTGGACATCAATAAAGTGGTGTCGGTCTTCTACACAGCAGTGATCCCCATGTTGAATCCTCTCATCTACAGCTTgagaaataaagaagtgaaaGCTGCCATGTGCAGAACGATCGTCAGGGGGAAGTTTTGCATAAGAAGTTAA
- the LOC102970153 gene encoding olfactory receptor 1009 isoform X1, producing the protein MIPLTHHPKRTTQPMADGNDTRITEFIFIGLKYHPRMQVFLFLLFLLFYLVTITGNLGMIILIQIDPRLHVPMYFFLSHLSFVDICFSSVVGPKMLTDFFTERKAISFLGCALQQWFFGFFVAIECLLLASMAYDRYVAICNPLLYSVAMSQRLCVQLVVGPYTIGFLSTMTHTTAAFRLPFCRSNIINHFFCDMSPLLSLVCADTRINKLLVFIVAGAVLVVSSLTIIISYFYILTAILRIRSGDGRRKAFSTCSSHLTAVSILYGTLFFIYVRPGATFSLDINKVVSVFYTAVIPMLNPLIYSLRNKEVKAAMCRTIVRGKFCIRS; encoded by the coding sequence AGAACAACACAACCAATGGCTGATGGGAACGATACAAGAAtcacagaatttattttcatagGTTTGAAGTATCATCCTCGGATGCAAGTCTTCCTTTTCTtgctatttctacttttttaccTTGTTACCATCACAGGAAACTTGGGTATGATTATTCTCATCCAGATAGATCCCCGCCTTCACGTGCCCATGTACTTTTTTCTCAGTCACCTGTCTTTTGTGGACATCTGCTTTTCATCAGTAGTGGGTCCCAAGATGCTCACTGACTTCTTCACTGAGAGGAAGGCCATCTCCTTCCTGGGCTGTGCCTTGCAGCAATGGTTCTTTGGGTTCTTTGTGGCCATTGAGTGCCTTCTCCTGGCGTCCATGGCttatgaccgctatgtggccatctgtaacCCATTATTGTATTCTGTCGCCATGTCACAGAGACTCTGTGTACAGTTGGTGGTTGGACCCTATACTATTGGCTTCCTGAGCACCATGACTCACACAACAGCTGCTTTCCGACTTCCCTTTTGTCGCTCCAACATTATCAATCATTTCTTTTGTGACATgtccccccttctttctctggtaTGTGCTGACACCCGGATCAATAAACTGTTGGTTTTCATTGTGGCTGGAGCTGTACTGGTTGTCAGTAGCCTGACCATTATAATCTCCTATTTTTACATCCTTACTGCCATCCTGAGGATCCGCTCTGGCGATGGGAGGCGCAAAGCCTTTTCCACCTGCTCCTCCCATCTCACCGCAGTGTCCATCTTATATGGGACCCTCTTCTTTATCTATGTGCGGCCAGGTGCAACCTTTTCTCTGGACATCAATAAAGTGGTGTCGGTCTTCTACACAGCAGTGATCCCCATGTTGAATCCTCTCATCTACAGCTTgagaaataaagaagtgaaaGCTGCCATGTGCAGAACGATCGTCAGGGGGAAGTTTTGCATAAGAAGTTAA